In Capricornis sumatraensis isolate serow.1 chromosome 6, serow.2, whole genome shotgun sequence, the genomic window ATCTATCTCCCCACCCCAGCTGAACCTACACTATAGCACAGAGACTGTGGTCATGCATACAAAACAATGGACACCGGGGATTAATGGCAACCACGAGAATCCAGGAAGAGGTGAGAAAGGATTCCTCCCTAAAACCTTCAGAGGGAGCAACGCCCTGCCCACACCATTTTtggacttccagaactgtgagagaatagatTTCTAAGTCAGCCAGTTTGATATTTTGTTGTGACAGTCCTAGGAAAGTAATGttctgtacttagtcactcagtcttgtccaactttttgtgaccccatgaattgcagcccacaaggctcctctgtccatgggattctccacgcaagaatactggaatggattgccatgctctcctccagggaatcttcccaacccagggatcaaacccaggtctcccgcgttgcagacagattctttaccgtgtgagccaccagggaatcccaaagtAATATAGGGAACTAAGTCCcctatattataatataaaagactatatatataattaaaatattttttaatttttgcgaccccgtggactgtagcccaccaggctctttgcgaccccatggactgtagcccaccaggctcctctgtccatgggattctccaggcaagagtactggagacaCAGCCatggctgccgccgccgccgggccTGGGGCGCCTCTGTCCCCAGAAGAATTGCTTCCGAAAGGCGATGCCGAGAAGcctgaggaggagctggaggaggaagacAACGAGGAGCTAGATAAAACCCTATCGGAGAGACTGTGGGGTCTGACGGAGATGTTCCCGGAGAGGGTCCGGTCCGCGGCTGGAGCCACTTTTGATCTCTCCCTCTTCGTGGCTCAAAAAATGTACAGGTTTTCCAGGGCAACCTTGTGGATTGGAACCACTTCCTTCATGATCCTGGTTCTTCCGGTCGTCTTTGAAACTGAGAAGTTGCAGATGGAGCAACAGCAGAAGCTGCAGCAATGGCAGATACTTCTAGGGCCTAATACAGGGCTGTCAGGAGGAATGCCCGGGGCTCTACCTTCACTTCCTGGAAAAATCTAGATTGCTACTGCTATATTTGACCTGTCTTGGTGGGAAGAAGTTTGAAAATTCAATAGTGTTTGAACTGCTgattattggattttttttttttaaactttggcaCATTGCTCTATAAACCTGGTGGCGGGAATTATCCCCACATTGGCTCGTGGAGACTCCTCACTTGCAGCTGTGCCCTCCACTGTCCTGACTTATTTCTCTCCTCAATGCTGATACCAGAGTGCAGTAACGCAGACGGTTAGTCCAGCTCTGGCCACCCACCCCCCTCACTAAATTACTCCTGGTGGAAGATCTCACTATTCCGTTGCTGGGGTGGGAACTGATTGCCGTGGAGAAGGATGTGCTCCTGACCGTTAATGGAATGGAGATGTTGGGGAGGGATGTGCACAcaagataaaatacaaaatgcaTTAATTACAGCTCTGCTGCAAAGCAGCCACTGTGAATTTCGGTGTATGATggaaaggatggagggagggCTGGCAGCTTCAGCCACAAGATGGGGAC contains:
- the LOC138080638 gene encoding mitochondrial import receptor subunit TOM22 homolog, whose product is MAAAAAGPGAPLSPEELLPKGDAEKPEEELEEEDNEELDKTLSERLWGLTEMFPERVRSAAGATFDLSLFVAQKMYRFSRATLWIGTTSFMILVLPVVFETEKLQMEQQQKLQQWQILLGPNTGLSGGMPGALPSLPGKI